In Deltaproteobacteria bacterium, a single genomic region encodes these proteins:
- a CDS encoding ABC transporter substrate-binding protein: protein MALAHRIGALATNRSPTEDIPMSRYTRSMCTTLGCFAATIVLFAAAYFYAASDSHAAPAPAKSRAAYTVISGILTPLWIAAEEGAFRKYNLALDLVFISGSPVTISSLVSGEIDFAAPGAEPAVSAILAGADLSIVAFVANRTPISLYVEPTIAKVEDLRGKTVALTSFASSGAYLLKVCLGEVRLEQRKDVQVTQSGGYVESLAALSSGRVQGALLAPPISCRAEALGFKKIWSGAGVEYPSTTIAVRKSFLKKSEDSVMQFLQAVADGVHVFKTDRDKALKVMAHYTKIKDRNILEKTYVDNKDVHNQMLLPTESGIKTILEVLAAVNPKAANAKPETFIDTGPVKKLEERGFFKKFSS, encoded by the coding sequence ATGGCTCTGGCCCATAGAATTGGGGCGCTCGCAACGAATCGGTCTCCCACGGAGGATATACCCATGAGCAGATACACTCGTTCGATGTGTACGACCCTCGGCTGTTTCGCTGCTACGATCGTTCTTTTCGCGGCAGCCTATTTCTATGCTGCATCTGATTCCCACGCTGCGCCGGCGCCGGCGAAATCTCGAGCGGCATACACAGTCATCTCGGGTATTCTCACCCCCCTATGGATCGCCGCGGAAGAAGGCGCGTTTCGGAAATATAATCTCGCCCTCGATTTGGTTTTTATCTCCGGCTCACCCGTCACAATCAGTTCTCTGGTTTCCGGGGAAATCGATTTCGCCGCGCCCGGCGCTGAGCCGGCGGTTAGCGCAATTTTGGCTGGCGCGGATCTGTCGATCGTCGCTTTTGTCGCCAACCGCACTCCGATCAGCCTGTATGTCGAACCCACCATCGCCAAAGTTGAGGATCTAAGGGGCAAGACTGTGGCGTTGACAAGCTTTGCGTCGAGCGGCGCCTATTTACTTAAAGTTTGTCTCGGCGAGGTGCGCTTAGAACAACGCAAGGATGTTCAGGTTACCCAGTCCGGGGGTTATGTAGAATCTCTGGCTGCCCTAAGCTCCGGCCGGGTACAGGGCGCGCTCTTGGCGCCGCCGATCAGTTGCCGGGCGGAAGCTTTGGGCTTCAAGAAAATCTGGAGCGGCGCCGGCGTCGAGTATCCGTCAACGACGATCGCCGTGCGTAAGTCGTTCCTCAAGAAGTCTGAAGATTCGGTTATGCAGTTTCTGCAGGCCGTCGCCGACGGCGTGCATGTTTTCAAGACCGATCGGGATAAGGCGCTCAAAGTCATGGCGCACTACACTAAAATCAAAGACCGTAACATTTTGGAGAAAACCTATGTCGACAACAAAGACGTGCACAACCAGATGTTGTTGCCCACGGAGTCCGGCATAAAAACCATTCTCGAAGTCCTGGCTGCGGTGAATCCCAAGGCCGCAAACGCCAAACCCGAAACGTTCATCGATACCGGCCCGGTGAAGAAACTCGAGGAACGCGGCTTTTTCAAGAAGTTTTCGAGCTAG
- a CDS encoding HD-GYP domain-containing protein, with the protein MESNMIKKIKAEQLKPGFFVHDFNCRWLHHPFLADRTKIKTDKQIHKIVKQGIRELYIDTDKGLDIDDAPTQREAAEKIQSELTQLNIPATAAKHRSSMKDELARARLLIREAKQTTEKFMLDVKLGTRMEMNKVESTVDRMTESVLRNKDALVSLLRIKEVDEYTYVHSISVSALCISFAQGLHFDAGQIKQIGIGGLLHDIGKMKVPPEILNKPGRLTEKEFDIIKRHVKDGETTLEQYTQLDQSCTCVTSHHHERLDGTGYPEGLKGDQISVFGQIAAIVDIYDALSSERCYKKALPPTEALKKLLEWSESYLNRDLVEKFIAHLGIYPIGTLVRLENSLLAIVIDHGKKDMLHPVVRAVYDVTKHSKIEPYEIVLEGQINAGNPYDIVGCESPERWQIDPLDYLY; encoded by the coding sequence ATGGAATCAAATATGATCAAGAAGATCAAAGCTGAGCAGCTCAAGCCGGGGTTTTTTGTTCACGATTTCAACTGTAGATGGCTGCATCATCCGTTCCTCGCCGACCGCACCAAAATCAAGACCGACAAACAAATTCATAAAATAGTTAAACAGGGCATACGCGAACTCTACATCGACACGGACAAAGGGCTAGACATCGATGACGCGCCGACACAGCGGGAGGCGGCGGAGAAAATTCAAAGCGAGTTAACCCAACTAAATATTCCCGCGACGGCGGCAAAGCATCGCAGCTCGATGAAAGACGAGCTAGCCCGGGCCAGACTGCTGATCCGCGAGGCCAAACAAACCACCGAGAAGTTCATGCTGGACGTCAAGCTCGGCACCCGCATGGAGATGAACAAGGTTGAGAGCACTGTCGACCGAATGACCGAGTCGGTTTTGCGCAACAAAGACGCGCTCGTCAGCCTGCTGCGCATCAAAGAAGTCGACGAGTACACCTATGTGCATTCCATCTCAGTTTCCGCGCTGTGCATTTCCTTCGCCCAGGGACTTCACTTCGACGCCGGCCAAATAAAGCAAATCGGCATCGGCGGTTTGCTGCATGACATCGGCAAAATGAAAGTACCGCCGGAGATCCTCAATAAGCCGGGCCGGCTGACCGAGAAAGAATTTGACATCATCAAGCGCCATGTCAAAGACGGAGAGACAACGCTTGAGCAGTATACCCAACTCGATCAAAGCTGCACCTGCGTAACCTCCCATCATCACGAACGTCTGGACGGTACGGGTTACCCCGAGGGGTTAAAGGGCGACCAGATCAGTGTCTTCGGTCAGATCGCCGCCATTGTCGATATCTACGACGCACTGAGCTCTGAACGTTGCTATAAGAAGGCCCTACCGCCCACCGAAGCGTTAAAAAAACTCTTGGAGTGGAGCGAAAGCTACTTGAACCGCGACCTGGTCGAAAAATTCATCGCCCATCTGGGCATCTATCCGATCGGCACTCTGGTCCGTCTGGAAAATTCCCTATTGGCGATCGTGATCGACCACGGCAAAAAAGACATGCTTCACCCGGTCGTGCGCGCCGTCTATGATGTCACAAAACATTCCAAGATCGAGCCCTACGAGATAGTCCTGGAAGGCCAAATTAACGCCGGCAATCCCTACGACATCGTCGGCTGCGAATCTCCGGAGAGATGGCAGATCGATCCGCTGGACTACCTGTATTAG
- a CDS encoding (2Fe-2S)-binding protein yields the protein MKIDISTTLNNQALEATVSPNQTLLEFLRDDLSLKGTVEGCGVGVCGSCTVLLNGRPVSSCLMLATNAAGKQITTIEGLAQNGELDPVQQAFLKHQAFQCGYCTPGMIMAVKGLLTSHPHPSEEQARDYLSGNLCRCGTYVEVLAAVKELAEGKRLE from the coding sequence TTGAAGATCGACATCTCGACAACCCTTAACAATCAAGCGCTCGAAGCCACGGTCTCCCCTAATCAGACTTTGCTCGAGTTCCTGCGCGACGATTTATCTTTAAAAGGCACCGTAGAAGGTTGCGGGGTTGGTGTTTGCGGTTCATGCACCGTGCTGCTCAATGGCCGGCCGGTGAGCTCTTGTCTCATGTTGGCAACCAACGCCGCCGGGAAACAAATCACCACCATCGAAGGGCTGGCGCAGAATGGCGAACTCGATCCGGTCCAGCAAGCGTTTCTCAAACACCAGGCGTTTCAATGCGGCTACTGCACGCCGGGGATGATCATGGCGGTAAAAGGCTTGTTAACCAGCCATCCACATCCCTCCGAAGAACAGGCGCGAGACTATCTCTCAGGCAACCTCTGCCGTTGCGGCACCTATGTTGAAGTGTTGGCGGCGGTAAAGGAGTTGGCCGAGGGGAAAAGATTGGAGTAA
- a CDS encoding alpha/beta hydrolase — protein sequence MSGRVLNVNGRKVWLLENGSGAPLLYLHGFADVHSVKESWLPFHEQLAKNASVIAPAHPGCAQSDENKDIDVIEDVVFHYLEVIDALKLDKFDLVGHCLGGWIAAELAARHPEKIRKLVLIGASGLFVEGALIADIFMHAQPEFGERYATLREMLFFSASQADALEMFPDGKGELEDEVRRYQMLRLSSRIGFKPPYFYNRPLRNRLHRITSPALVIWGEKDGFVPRSHGETYAKLIANSGDLKVIAGAGHSAHVEKPAETAKLVADFLAK from the coding sequence ATGAGCGGTCGCGTATTGAACGTCAACGGCAGAAAAGTTTGGCTCCTGGAAAACGGCAGCGGCGCGCCGCTCTTGTACCTGCACGGCTTCGCCGACGTGCATTCGGTAAAAGAGTCGTGGCTGCCGTTCCACGAACAGCTGGCAAAAAACGCCAGCGTCATCGCCCCGGCCCATCCCGGCTGCGCCCAGAGCGATGAGAACAAAGACATCGACGTGATCGAAGACGTGGTCTTTCACTATCTCGAAGTGATCGACGCTTTAAAGCTCGACAAGTTTGATCTGGTCGGCCACTGCCTGGGCGGCTGGATCGCCGCCGAACTCGCCGCCCGCCATCCGGAAAAAATCCGCAAGCTAGTGCTGATCGGCGCGTCGGGCCTGTTCGTCGAAGGCGCGCTGATCGCCGACATCTTCATGCACGCCCAACCGGAATTCGGCGAACGCTATGCGACGCTGCGCGAAATGCTATTCTTCAGCGCCAGCCAAGCCGATGCGCTAGAAATGTTCCCCGACGGCAAGGGCGAACTGGAAGACGAAGTGCGCCGCTATCAAATGTTGAGACTGAGTTCGCGCATCGGCTTCAAGCCGCCGTATTTTTACAATCGCCCGCTCAGAAACCGCCTGCATCGCATCACCTCGCCTGCGCTGGTCATCTGGGGCGAAAAAGACGGCTTCGTGCCGCGCTCCCACGGCGAGACCTACGCCAAGCTGATTGCCAACAGCGGTGACTTGAAAGTGATCGCCGGCGCTGGGCACAGCGCCCATGTGGAGAAGCCGGCGGAGACGGCGAAGCTGGTGGCGGATTTTCTCGCGAAGTAG
- a CDS encoding LLM class flavin-dependent oxidoreductase, whose protein sequence is MQPVQLFCWHFMAYPYLDKDFDKSGHSGWVTTPNKLWDNKQARGLYQEYIDQLALADELGFDGMVLNEHHQNIYGLMPSPNIIASALTQRTKRGKIVILGNLLPLHMNPMRVAEEYAMLDQMSNGRLIAGFAPGGGPETFNYDVPSANTREKFWEAADLIVRSWTDDGPFTHEGRYYPLRYVNLWPKPLQKPFPPVWIPGSRSPSTMIEVAKRGYCYFLSSRSHGGETHRAQQEFAKVLEDHGDKYHPFRFGILMSVYVADTDQQAREECEEGVWYFLKNCLKGHLRKEGRQLTYGPGVPYIPAAAWREYMKGYKPGRKLLGDVENWEELEASQSIIVGSPETVANRIRALIERAKVGNLLIQFQFGNMQDHLARKNMKLFAEKVAPLLRHDSEKQFTREFPGINIEPSAQAVQS, encoded by the coding sequence ATGCAACCTGTGCAACTGTTTTGCTGGCATTTCATGGCCTATCCCTACCTCGATAAAGACTTCGACAAGTCGGGCCATAGCGGTTGGGTGACCACACCCAACAAACTCTGGGACAACAAGCAGGCCCGCGGCCTCTATCAAGAGTATATCGATCAGCTCGCCCTCGCCGACGAGCTCGGCTTCGACGGCATGGTCTTGAACGAGCATCACCAGAATATTTACGGCTTGATGCCGTCGCCCAACATCATCGCTTCGGCGCTGACCCAGCGCACCAAGCGCGGAAAAATCGTCATCCTCGGAAATCTTCTCCCACTGCACATGAATCCCATGCGCGTCGCCGAGGAATACGCCATGCTCGACCAGATGAGCAACGGCAGATTGATCGCCGGCTTCGCTCCCGGCGGCGGTCCGGAAACATTCAACTACGACGTGCCGTCGGCCAACACCCGGGAAAAATTTTGGGAGGCTGCTGATCTGATCGTCCGCTCCTGGACCGACGACGGGCCATTCACCCACGAAGGCCGCTACTATCCGCTGCGCTATGTGAACCTCTGGCCCAAGCCGCTGCAGAAACCGTTTCCACCGGTCTGGATTCCCGGCTCGCGCAGTCCGTCGACCATGATCGAAGTCGCTAAACGCGGCTACTGTTATTTTCTCTCATCGCGCAGCCATGGCGGCGAAACCCATCGCGCCCAGCAAGAGTTCGCCAAAGTGTTGGAAGATCACGGCGACAAGTATCACCCGTTTAGGTTTGGCATTTTGATGTCGGTTTACGTTGCCGATACGGATCAGCAGGCGCGCGAAGAGTGCGAAGAAGGCGTCTGGTATTTCTTGAAGAACTGTTTAAAGGGCCACCTGCGCAAAGAAGGCCGCCAGCTCACCTACGGCCCCGGCGTGCCGTACATCCCCGCGGCAGCCTGGCGCGAATATATGAAGGGCTACAAGCCGGGACGCAAGCTACTCGGCGACGTCGAAAACTGGGAAGAGTTGGAAGCCTCACAGTCGATCATCGTCGGCAGCCCCGAGACCGTCGCCAACCGCATCCGCGCTTTGATCGAGCGCGCCAAGGTCGGCAATCTGTTGATCCAGTTTCAATTCGGCAACATGCAGGACCATCTGGCGCGCAAGAACATGAAGCTGTTCGCCGAGAAAGTCGCGCCGCTCTTGCGTCACGACTCGGAAAAACAGTTCACCAGAGAATTTCCCGGCATCAACATCGAGCCATCGGCACAGGCGGTGCAGTCATGA
- a CDS encoding extracellular solute-binding protein, giving the protein MPVSARSRADARRMLAKKAKAIFLSAKIKATAGKDCRWKCPLTACFGLPRTLRSPGGIMNCGFDLSRLASLIAVACFWTPVFAQSPELIQAAKKEGEVIVFGSLENDVAAAINNGFEAKYGVKVKYFRGSSTVIIDRITTEHRTGKVSSDIVYTTSEPMKFINKEKGLLVRHVSPSAKNYDKKLIDDFFGPNYRSVIIGFVFNKSMIKPEDAPRSYEDIVNPKWKGKIAMGNPSLHDTTIDWLSSLALVFGSQQKANDWIKRLAALEPLMLDSMVPVGERIASGEVPLGIAYPKYVQVWGRKGAPLDYVKGLPVYLGDGNYIAMTGKAPNPNAAKLFIDYFLGQESSEIMASAGEFVNRQGIYPPIPGADQVVSKFLQMNVMSADEYGKKKEEYRQIFKR; this is encoded by the coding sequence ATGCCGGTCTCGGCGCGGTCTCGCGCGGACGCTCGGCGGATGCTAGCCAAAAAGGCGAAGGCGATATTCTTGTCAGCGAAGATCAAGGCGACAGCTGGGAAAGATTGCCGCTGGAAATGCCCGCTGACCGCGTGCTTTGGATTGCCGAGGACTCTTAGGTCGCCAGGAGGTATTATGAACTGTGGTTTCGATTTGTCGCGTCTCGCTTCGTTGATCGCCGTCGCCTGCTTTTGGACTCCGGTTTTCGCGCAATCCCCGGAACTCATTCAGGCCGCCAAGAAGGAAGGTGAAGTGATCGTTTTCGGCTCCCTAGAAAACGACGTTGCCGCGGCGATCAATAATGGCTTCGAAGCCAAGTATGGCGTCAAAGTAAAGTACTTTCGCGGCTCGTCCACCGTTATCATCGATCGCATCACCACCGAACATCGCACCGGAAAGGTCAGCTCGGACATTGTCTACACGACGTCTGAGCCGATGAAGTTCATCAACAAAGAAAAGGGACTGCTCGTACGCCACGTTTCGCCGTCGGCAAAGAACTACGACAAAAAACTCATCGATGATTTTTTCGGCCCCAACTATCGCAGCGTCATCATCGGCTTCGTTTTCAACAAGAGCATGATTAAACCCGAGGATGCGCCCAGGAGCTACGAAGATATCGTCAACCCGAAGTGGAAAGGTAAGATCGCCATGGGCAACCCGTCGCTGCACGACACGACGATCGATTGGCTATCGAGTCTCGCTCTCGTGTTTGGCTCACAGCAGAAAGCCAATGACTGGATCAAGCGGCTGGCGGCACTGGAGCCGTTGATGCTCGACTCCATGGTTCCGGTCGGCGAGCGCATCGCTTCAGGCGAAGTTCCCCTGGGAATCGCCTATCCCAAGTATGTCCAAGTATGGGGCAGAAAGGGCGCTCCTCTCGATTACGTCAAGGGACTGCCGGTCTACCTGGGAGACGGAAATTACATCGCCATGACCGGCAAGGCGCCCAATCCCAATGCCGCGAAACTTTTTATCGATTATTTTCTTGGCCAGGAAAGCTCCGAGATAATGGCCAGCGCCGGCGAGTTTGTAAACCGCCAAGGCATCTACCCGCCGATCCCTGGCGCCGATCAGGTCGTCAGCAAATTCCTTCAGATGAATGTGATGAGCGCCGACGAGTACGGCAAAAAAAAGGAAGAGTATCGGCAAATCTTCAAGCGCTAA
- a CDS encoding ABC transporter substrate-binding protein, which yields MIGYKIFSLLLLFLFGGVTESRSQDKIRVGLGSISLQSGLVHIGKDRGLFAKYGLTTEAIYIPGGSTNVQVLISGNLDLSQLSGAPGVAANLEGADIVYFAGLLDKLNYQLIARSDIKSIEQLKGKKFAVSRYGSSADFGMRAMLKRVGVDPVKEATILQIGDEPARIAAITSGNVDGTVVNAPFSSEAERLKLNVLADSVKMNVPFFNTGLLGSRRFLEKQDGRVMNFLRAYLEAIKILKTEREYSVKALGQFTRVNNVKALQEGYDYFVNQLANVPYPSVEAMQAVVAQIAETNAKARGIDAKIYVNDRYLKRLEEEGFVKKIWGK from the coding sequence ATGATTGGATACAAAATCTTTTCCCTTCTATTGTTGTTTCTATTTGGCGGGGTAACCGAGTCCCGTTCCCAGGATAAAATCCGCGTCGGCTTGGGCTCCATCAGTTTGCAGTCGGGGCTGGTGCATATCGGCAAGGATCGTGGCTTGTTCGCTAAGTATGGACTGACGACCGAGGCAATCTATATTCCCGGCGGCTCGACCAACGTGCAAGTTCTCATCTCCGGCAATCTCGATCTGTCGCAGTTGAGCGGCGCGCCCGGCGTGGCGGCGAATTTGGAAGGCGCGGATATCGTTTACTTCGCCGGTCTGCTCGACAAGTTAAATTATCAACTGATCGCCCGCTCCGACATCAAGTCGATTGAACAATTGAAAGGCAAAAAATTCGCCGTCAGCCGCTACGGGTCGTCCGCCGATTTCGGCATGCGCGCCATGCTCAAGCGCGTCGGCGTCGATCCGGTAAAAGAAGCGACGATTTTGCAGATCGGCGACGAGCCGGCGCGCATCGCCGCGATCACGTCGGGCAACGTCGACGGCACCGTGGTCAATGCGCCGTTTAGCAGCGAGGCGGAACGTTTGAAGCTCAACGTGCTCGCTGATTCCGTAAAGATGAACGTGCCGTTCTTCAATACCGGCTTACTCGGCAGCCGGCGCTTTCTCGAAAAGCAGGATGGCCGGGTGATGAACTTCCTGCGCGCTTATCTCGAAGCGATAAAGATTTTGAAAACCGAACGGGAATATTCGGTCAAGGCATTAGGCCAGTTCACGCGGGTAAATAACGTTAAAGCGCTGCAGGAAGGCTACGACTATTTCGTCAATCAATTAGCGAATGTGCCGTATCCTTCGGTGGAAGCGATGCAAGCGGTGGTCGCACAGATCGCCGAGACCAATGCCAAAGCGCGCGGCATCGACGCGAAAATTTACGTCAACGATCGCTATTTGAAACGGTTGGAGGAAGAAGGGTTTGTGAAGAAGATTTGGGGCAAGTGA